Proteins from one Mesorhizobium sp. M9A.F.Ca.ET.002.03.1.2 genomic window:
- a CDS encoding flavin reductase: MLKKNDIGPQAYRDAMSHFAGHVHVVTTDGPAGRRGATVIAACSVSDTPPTVLVCLNRENPKNEPFVKNGKFALNTLASHQEALSVGFSGLTGLPVEERFALGEWDVISTGAPTLKGALAVFDCELIDTKDLATHRVLFGKVTGLRIGDNLQPLIYHGRGYHVL, encoded by the coding sequence GTGCTGAAGAAGAACGACATAGGGCCGCAGGCCTATCGCGACGCGATGAGCCATTTTGCCGGCCACGTCCATGTGGTCACCACCGATGGTCCCGCCGGCAGGCGAGGTGCGACTGTCATTGCAGCCTGTTCGGTCTCGGACACGCCGCCGACCGTCCTGGTTTGTCTCAATCGCGAAAATCCCAAGAACGAGCCGTTCGTGAAAAACGGCAAGTTCGCCTTGAACACGCTGGCTTCACATCAGGAGGCGCTGTCGGTCGGCTTTTCCGGCCTCACCGGCCTGCCGGTCGAGGAACGTTTCGCGTTGGGCGAGTGGGATGTGATCTCGACCGGTGCGCCAACGCTGAAAGGCGCGCTCGCCGTGTTCGACTGCGAACTGATCGACACCAAGGATCTGGCTACCCACCGTGTGCTTTTTGGCAAGGTGACAGGCCTGCGCATCGGCGATAATTTGCAGCCGCTGATCTATCACGGCCGCGGCTACCACGTTCTATGA